The genomic DNA AATATTGAAAAACATCCAGTGACAATAAGGTTCGTTCATTCATTGTGCCTCACCTTGTAAACTCTAACGTCCATCTGCCCTACTCGTAGGGTCTTTAGCGTTATATCAATATGGTTTTCCACCAATGAATTGGAGGTTCTAACATGACACTGGGATTTATTATTTTTCAATTGCTTTTATTAGTTTTTTGGGGATATTGGTTATTTATCAGTTTGTTTGGCATCTGGAAACCTCGTCTTTTAAAAAATCAAAAGGCGAAAATGAGATTCGCAATCCTTGTTCCTGCTCACAATGAAGAAAAGGTTGTGGGTAGTTTGGTAGAAAATTTATTAAATCTCAAATATCCGGATGAACGATACGACATCTTTGTTATTGCAGATAATTGTACAGATAAGACAGCGGAGGTCACTCGAAGGTTTGGCGGGAAGGTTATTGAACATACTTCTCCCCTGGGCGAACCCAAGGGAAAGCCTCATGCTATCCGTTATGCATTGGAACAGTTAGGAGATAACTTAAGAAAAAATTATGACTGTGTTGCCATCTTTGATGCAGATAATTTGGTCTCACTCAATTATTTAACAGAAATGAATAATCACTTTTTAAAAGGCGATAAAATTGTTCAATGTTTCTTAGATTCTAAGAACCCCGATGATAATTGGGTTACGTTATCCTATTCTACCTCATTTTATTATTCCAATCGTTTCTTTCAGCTAGCAAAGACAAGATTAGGATTAAGTAATTTCATAGGCGGAACAGGTTTTTGTGTAGATGCGAACCTACTACATGAAGTAGGTTGGACCGCTCGATCTCTAACTGAAGACTTAGAATTCACTATTCAGAGCATTCTTCGAGGTAATACCGTCAAATGGTGCCATAATGCCAGGGTTTTCGATGAAAAACCTGAAAGTTTTATAGCATCTTGTATACAAAGACTCAGATGGGCAAGGGGGCATTGGGATGTAACCTTTAGATATTCTTATAGGTTACTGAAGAAAGCCATTTTGAAATGTGACTTGAAGTCTTTAGATGCCTTTTTGTACCTGATTAACCCAGGGAAAATGGTTTTAGGTGCTTTAACAAGTACGATTCTTCTATTTAATTTGATCGATAATCAAGACTGGATTGAATCCGTTGTCCCTTGGTATATATGGATCTGTTTTCTGATCTATTATTTTGTATTTATTGCTTATCCGATGATTACGGATATTGGGGAAATAAGTTTAATTAAAATCATAAAGGCCTGTTTCTATACGTCTGCTATGTTTTATTCAAATATTCCTCTATACTTTTGGGGCTTTTTCACAGCCAGTAACAAGACATGGAAGCGGACAGCCCATTCAAGAAATATGGCGATAGATCAAATGGTTACGACAAAACATCAAATGGCATCCGGAGGTGAGAAACGGTGACGCCCTCTTTATTTGGACTACAATTTTATGACAAGAGCATGAACCGGTTTATTGGTATGTTGGAAAATCGAATCATGATGGGGCAAAAAACGTTTGTGGTTACGGCAAACCCGGAAATTGTGATGCATGGACAACGAGATGATGGCTACATGACCATTCTTAAGTCAGCGGACTATATCGTTGCTGATGGTATTGGGATCATCATGGCCTGTAGACTTATCAGACATGCCATTCCTAAAAGAATTACTGGCATTAGTTTGATGTATCAAATGTTGAAAGTAGCAGATCAAAAACAGTTTCGTGCTTACTTTCTAGGTTCAAGCATAGAGGTTATGAAGAAATTATTGGATCGAATGAATAAGGAATTTGCGAGCGTCGATGTTGCAGGATACCAAACAGGGTATTGTTTTGATCCATATACAGTTGCTGAAGAAATAAAAGAGAAACAACCAGATATTATCTTTGTTGCTCTCGGTGTTCCCAAACAGGAAGAATGGATCTCTACTTATTTTGGATCTTATAAAAAGGGAATTTTTATTGGGGTTGGGGGAAGTTTTGATGTGTTGTCGGGCGTGGTAAAACGAGCCCCCGCTTTAATAAGGAGTTTGCAGCTGGAATGGTTATACCGTTTATTGATCCGATCAAATAAAAAAAACACTGTATTTAATTTAATGACATTTATCAAGCTGACATTTCAAGAATTTAAAAAGTCATTGAAAAGATAGAGAGGGATCTATACAAATGATCAAAGCCATGACGATTTTTGGGACCAGACCTGAGGCCATTAAAATGGCCCCATTGGTTAAGGAATTGGAACAAAACAATGATATTGAATCTCTTGTGTGTGTAACGGCTCAGCATCGTGAAATGTTGGACAGTGTATTGAATGTATTCAAGATTTGTCCAGACTATGATTTAAATATTATGCAAACGGGACAAACCCTAGTAGAGATTACAAATCGAGCAATCGCAGGGTTAGATAAAGTGATCGCTGAGGCAGAACCTGATATAGTTCTGGTTCATGGTGACACTACCACAACATTTGCAGGAAGCTTAGCTGCCTTTTATAACAAAGTAGCCATAGGTCATGTAGAAGCAGGGCTTCGAACTTATGATAAATATTCTCCGTTTCCAGAAGAAATGAATCGACAATTAGCAAGCATATTAGCGGATTTGCACTTTGCTCCAACAATTGTAGCGAAACAAAATCTTTTAATCGAAGATAACAACCCTGACAATATCTTTGTTACAGGAAATACAGCCATTGATGCTCTCACAACAACGGTTCGAGATAATTATGAGCATGACATTATTGACAAAATTGGCAATAATCGTATGATTCTCCTTACGGCTCATAGGCGAGAAAATTTAGGAGAACCCATGAGACATATATTTAATGCCGTTAACCGAATTGTCGAGGAATTTAAGTATATTCACGTCGTTTATCCCGTCCATAAGAATCCCCTGGTACAGGAAATGGCGAAAGATGTATTAAAAGATGACCAACGCATTCATTTAATCGATCCATTAGATGTGTTTGATTTTCATAACATAGCATTCCGTTCCCATATCATCTTAACAGATTCAGGCGGGATACAAGAGGAAGCCCCTTCACTTGGAAAACCTGTACTTGTATTAAGACATACAACAGAAAGACCAGAAGGTGTCAAAGCGGGGACCTTACGATTAGTGGGAACCGATGAAGACCTCGTTTACAACCATATAAAACACTTACTCACCGATGATGAAGCATATACAAAAATGGCGAAGACATCAAACCCATACGGAGATGGTTCAGCTTCAAAAAAAATTATTGAAGGTATTATACAGTATTTTCATAGCAACATAAAATGAGGAGGATCAATAACATGTCCTTGAAGAATTTCTTTTCAAATAATAACAACTTATTGATCTTCCCAATACTCATGAGTTGTATCCTGATATTCGTTATGTCTCCTGTAACTAGTCATGCTAAACAAATGTTCTCTCCCGAAAAACCGCACACCCATATTTTGGTTGTGTATTCAACAGAAGATGGACAGGTCAATTCCAATGTTAGAAGACTCGAAATGCTGCTCGGCCATTTCACGACCCACATTGTTATAAAGAGTGCCAAAGAGGTCAATAAAGAGGACTTCTCAGATATTACAGCTTTATTTTATTATGGTGGAGTTGAAGCCAACCTGTCGCAACATTTTCGCCATCTAAGTGACACGTTTAAAGGGAAATATGTGGCGATGGGGGCTAACGTAGAGCAGCTTGGCACCCCCTTTTCGTTCGTTAACGTTAAATCACAGACTTCCATTAAACAATTAATGATAAGTACAAAAAGCGAAAGGGTCACACTTCCCAATACGAATCAAATTTATGAGTTTACGATGAACCAACCGGCTGAAGTCTTGGAAAAAGGCTTAAACAAAACAAAATCCTATCCACTATTCGTTCAACGTCAATCGCATTTCTACTTTGGTCGTGTTGACTTATACGGCCCATTTTCTGTTTTTCTTGGAAAAGGATTGCATCATGTTTTTAAAGACAAAATTATGGAGATCCACCCGGCTTATATACGTCTCGAAGACGTTGATCCGATGGAGAATCCTGAAAGGCTCATGAAAATCGCTAAATTTTTAAAGCAAAAGCACATCCCTTACATGGTTGCTGTTATTCCCGTTTATAAAAATCCTAAGACACATGAATCCGTTCATTATTCTGATAAACCAAAGGTGGTTAAAGCCTTGCGATATATGCAAAAAAATGGCGGGAGCATCGTGATGCATGGTTATACCCACCAATTCCGTAAGGGAGTCACCGGAGAAGGATTTGAATTTTGGGATGTGAACAACAACACACCTATCGTGGGCCCTCCTGATCAAAAGCACAAGACGAAAGATGATTTCACAAACAAATCCAGCTATAAGGCTTATAAAGCAAAACAGAGGCAATTCGAAAAAGACTATATCACAAAAAAACTGACAAAAGGGATACAGGAGCTCACAAGCAATCAGCTGTATCCACTGGCTTTTGAAGCCCCTCATTATACAATGTCCCTTGAAGGCTACAAAATCGTCTCCAACTACTTTTCGACTTACGTTGGACAAATCCAGTTAAGCAACAAAAATTGGAAAATTTCAGGGACATCGCCTTATATTACGCGACCTTCTTTTCTTAACAATATGCTTTTGTTACCTGAGACGATTGGTTACGTTCCAGAGAATGACAAAAACGCGATACCGAAAATGATGAAAAAAGCAAATCAAAACATGATTGTCAAAGATGGCGTGGTTGCAGGATTTTATCATCCTTATCTTGGTTTAGATCGTCTCAAAAAATTAGTTAACAATATGGAGGAAATTCCGAATTTACATTGGATAAACCTGAAAAAGGTTGATAACTCAGTAAAAGCACCGGAGGTCTCTATCACGTCAGGTTCACAAGGAGTTATTGTTCAATCTAACCTTAAGTCCGTGAATCATATTGTCAAATTCACAGTCTCCAATATCAGGGAAATCTTGTTATGGATCTTATCTAGCACCGCCATGATAGGCGTTGTACTGGTAATAGTCTGTACCCTTTTTCAAAAGAAACGTCGAGTAAACTAGAAAAAACCCTACTTAGATACTTATTTTTGAAGAATTGATTTTCTCATCCTGCTGTATTTACCTCTGGCTCTTTTCTTCTCCAATACAGAGTATTAACCATTTTGACAGAATAAATCGTGATAAAGGGAGACCATGATGCAGTCTTAATTAAATCTAGCCCATCGCCTCCCTTTCTATTGAAGGCTATCGCTTAACTTCTGTAAAATGCGGCGCTAAAGTATCTTTTATTACCTTGGTACTTTTCTTGAAATGCTCTTGTTCCTCTTGGGTAAGATTCAATTCCAAAATATCACGGACCCCCCTGCGGTTAATGACAGCTGGGACACCCGTATAAACATTGTTCTCATCGTATTCGCCATCTAGTAGGGCTGATACGGTCAGTATGCTATTTTCATTGTGCAAGATCGCTCTTGTGATTCGAACAAGTCCCATTGCTATACCATAGTAGGTGGATCCCTTACTATTGATCACTTTGTATGCAGCATCCCGGACATCTGTAAAAATCTTATCAAGATCTTCTTTTTGATACTGTTCTTGGCGGTTAATGAGGTCAAGAACGGGGATACCTCCAACATCGGCACAGCTGTAGACCGGGAGTTCACTGTCCCCGTGTTCTCCAATAATATAAGCATGAACGTTGTGTGGGGCAACGTTAAAATAATCGCCTAACAGAAAACGGAAGCGGGCCGTGTCAAGAATGGTGCCAGATCCAATGACGCGTTCCTTTGGAAGCCCGCTATACCGCTGTGTCGCGTAAGTTAATATATCAACCGGGTTGGTCGCTACCAGAAAGATGCCGTCGAATCCGGAGGCCATGACGTCCTTAACAATGGTGTGAAAAATGTTAAGGTTCTTCTCAACGAGGTCAAGGCGTGTTTCCCCTGGTTTTTGATTCGCGCCTGCACAAAGGACAACGATATCGGCTTCAGCGCAATCTTCATATGAACCGAAATGAATGTGAGCAGGACTTGGGGCAAACACTTTCCCATGGTTGAGATCCATGACGTCCCCTTTTGCTTTATCTTCGTTTAAGTCAATCATAATCAGTTCATCCGCTACCCCTTGATTCATTAAGGCGAAAGCATAACTTGATCCTACAGCCCCTGTTCCTACTAAAGCCACACGGTTGATTTTATGATCTGCCATTCCCACCCATCCTCTCTTAGGTCAATTGTGAAATGTTTCACAAATATATTGTACAATATATTTCTTTATGGGTACATTGATTGGCGGAAAAAACGGTTGACAATTTTGTTAATGAATGACGATCTTTTTTGGAATGCTTATTCCCTAGCATCTTTGATTAGGTCCGTAAAAAAAAGGCAGATCATTGATGCCTTCAAAAAACTAAGGCGCCTATCATTGCAAAACATAAAACGATCGCAGAAAGAATGGATTCTGAAAGAGTATAAGTTTTGAAACCACCTTTTATTGATAATCCAGCTAATTTCGCCGTCACCCAAAATCCGCTATCATTCACATGTCCTACACTAACGGCACCTGCTAGTGAAGCCATTGCTATCCAAACCGGCTCAACGGCTACATTTGCTGCTGCACTAGCCATTATAGACATAGTGGTAATACCAGCCACTGTTCCAGATCCTTGGGCGATTCTAAGTATCAAAGCAATACCAAACGACAAAAGGATGAGTATAATCGCGGAATGGGATCCCCCAGCTACGGTATCTATAAGAGCTTTTCCAATCTTTGTTTTTTGAATAACCGTCCCAAAGGCTCCTCCAGCTCCTGTGATCAATAAAACAACCCCTGCTGCCTGCATACCGAACGAAGCAGCGTTATCTCTTTGTTTCTTGTTTAAGGATTTCGATGCCACAAAATATGCAAATACTGCTCCAGTAAGCAAAGCTATTATTTGATTGCTTATAAAATTAACAAAGGCAGGCGGATGTTCAAGCACAGCGCTACTCACTGTCCCTATTAAAATTAAAACGATCGGTAAGAATACAGGGACCAATGAAAGAATCGCTGACGGTTGGTTTTCTGAAACGACATTATTTTCGTTATTGTCTTCCATAACAGGTTCCTCATCTGTTTCCTTATGCCAGATTCCCTTGTCCAACAGTGTGAAATATAGTCTCATAGCAATTAAACATGATAAAATTCCTACCACCAAACCAACACTAACCATAATTCCAAGATCAAAATTCAAAATGCTTGTAGCTGCAAGGGGACTAGGTGTAGGAGGAACTACCGTATGAGCAGTAGCTGCCCCAATGACCAGTGCCCCAACAACATAAGGAAGCGGCTTATTAATTTCTTTTGCCAACTGAATCCCAAGGGGAATTAATATAACAAACGTTACATCATAAAAGACCGGTATGGCTAATATAAAAGCTGCAAATCCAAGAGCATAGATCGATTTTTCTTTTGAAGTCAATTTTATTAACGAGGTTGCTATAGAATGGGCCCCTCCAGAGTCAGACAAAAGTTTACCCAATATGACTCCAAAACCTATGGAAAGCCCTATCTCAGCCATGAGTCCTCCAAATCCTGAGCTAATTGCCTCTATTGTTGCTGATAAGCCAAGCCCCGAAGCAAGCCCCATATATATACTTGCTATGATTAGGCCGATGGCGGCATTGAGCTTTAATTTTAAAACTAGGAATAAAATAATCGCTATCGAGACAACAAGATTAAGCAATATAATCTCTTGTGAGACCATTTTATCACTCCTTATTCCAATATTCAGAATTTAAATAGCGAGCGAAGAAGCTAGGACAATAGTATATGAGTGACATAATCATCCGAACTGGTTGATTCGTCAGTTCGGATGATTTGTTGAAAAGAGTCATCGCCTCGTCAAAGTCCTTCGCTTGCCATGGGCACGGCCTAACTAACTTGGTAAAGAAAACACCTTTTCCAAGTGGAACTTCGGCTCGTGCTCCTGCATCTTCAAGCCTATTCAGAGAAGCAAGATGCTTCTTCGCAGTCCAAAGAAGCTTATTCTCCGGCGTTCGTGCTGTTCCTGCAGGCGTCTACGTATTTTGACGACGCTTAGAACGTGCTTTCATATCTTATTGTTCGGCTTCCTGAGTATCCTGTCTTAGGATTATCCCAGCCCCGAAAGGCATCATCATAAATTCAATCTTTCTTTTAAACGACTTTCAGCTTTACTTAACTTATTTTCGAACGCCTCTTCACGCATTTGTTTAAAGTTCTTAAGGTCCTGTTTTTGTTCCTTACGCCACTCTTTAGCGAATTGTCCAGTATCAATGTATTCATAATTTGTTCTGATGAAATCTCTTATATATGAGTTATCAACTTTTTTGTATCTGGACAATTGTCCGTATTGACTCGTATTAGAATGGAGAGGGAGTTGTTTAAACAAACCTATATCAGCCATTTTTTCCATCATAAATGCGGGTTCTTTGGAAAGGTATAATTCCATTAACACGGCCTCTTCAGGATGACCCATCTCAACTTGGTACTCATAAATTTCTGTTA from Tuberibacillus sp. Marseille-P3662 includes the following:
- a CDS encoding glycosyltransferase family 2 protein, which produces MTLGFIIFQLLLLVFWGYWLFISLFGIWKPRLLKNQKAKMRFAILVPAHNEEKVVGSLVENLLNLKYPDERYDIFVIADNCTDKTAEVTRRFGGKVIEHTSPLGEPKGKPHAIRYALEQLGDNLRKNYDCVAIFDADNLVSLNYLTEMNNHFLKGDKIVQCFLDSKNPDDNWVTLSYSTSFYYSNRFFQLAKTRLGLSNFIGGTGFCVDANLLHEVGWTARSLTEDLEFTIQSILRGNTVKWCHNARVFDEKPESFIASCIQRLRWARGHWDVTFRYSYRLLKKAILKCDLKSLDAFLYLINPGKMVLGALTSTILLFNLIDNQDWIESVVPWYIWICFLIYYFVFIAYPMITDIGEISLIKIIKACFYTSAMFYSNIPLYFWGFFTASNKTWKRTAHSRNMAIDQMVTTKHQMASGGEKR
- a CDS encoding GntP family permease gives rise to the protein MVSQEIILLNLVVSIAIILFLVLKLKLNAAIGLIIASIYMGLASGLGLSATIEAISSGFGGLMAEIGLSIGFGVILGKLLSDSGGAHSIATSLIKLTSKEKSIYALGFAAFILAIPVFYDVTFVILIPLGIQLAKEINKPLPYVVGALVIGAATAHTVVPPTPSPLAATSILNFDLGIMVSVGLVVGILSCLIAMRLYFTLLDKGIWHKETDEEPVMEDNNENNVVSENQPSAILSLVPVFLPIVLILIGTVSSAVLEHPPAFVNFISNQIIALLTGAVFAYFVASKSLNKKQRDNAASFGMQAAGVVLLITGAGGAFGTVIQKTKIGKALIDTVAGGSHSAIILILLSFGIALILRIAQGSGTVAGITTMSIMASAAANVAVEPVWIAMASLAGAVSVGHVNDSGFWVTAKLAGLSIKGGFKTYTLSESILSAIVLCFAMIGALVF
- the wecB gene encoding non-hydrolyzing UDP-N-acetylglucosamine 2-epimerase; the encoded protein is MIKAMTIFGTRPEAIKMAPLVKELEQNNDIESLVCVTAQHREMLDSVLNVFKICPDYDLNIMQTGQTLVEITNRAIAGLDKVIAEAEPDIVLVHGDTTTTFAGSLAAFYNKVAIGHVEAGLRTYDKYSPFPEEMNRQLASILADLHFAPTIVAKQNLLIEDNNPDNIFVTGNTAIDALTTTVRDNYEHDIIDKIGNNRMILLTAHRRENLGEPMRHIFNAVNRIVEEFKYIHVVYPVHKNPLVQEMAKDVLKDDQRIHLIDPLDVFDFHNIAFRSHIILTDSGGIQEEAPSLGKPVLVLRHTTERPEGVKAGTLRLVGTDEDLVYNHIKHLLTDDEAYTKMAKTSNPYGDGSASKKIIEGIIQYFHSNIK
- a CDS encoding L-lactate dehydrogenase; translation: MADHKINRVALVGTGAVGSSYAFALMNQGVADELIMIDLNEDKAKGDVMDLNHGKVFAPSPAHIHFGSYEDCAEADIVVLCAGANQKPGETRLDLVEKNLNIFHTIVKDVMASGFDGIFLVATNPVDILTYATQRYSGLPKERVIGSGTILDTARFRFLLGDYFNVAPHNVHAYIIGEHGDSELPVYSCADVGGIPVLDLINRQEQYQKEDLDKIFTDVRDAAYKVINSKGSTYYGIAMGLVRITRAILHNENSILTVSALLDGEYDENNVYTGVPAVINRRGVRDILELNLTQEEQEHFKKSTKVIKDTLAPHFTEVKR
- a CDS encoding polysaccharide deacetylase family protein, with the translated sequence MSLKNFFSNNNNLLIFPILMSCILIFVMSPVTSHAKQMFSPEKPHTHILVVYSTEDGQVNSNVRRLEMLLGHFTTHIVIKSAKEVNKEDFSDITALFYYGGVEANLSQHFRHLSDTFKGKYVAMGANVEQLGTPFSFVNVKSQTSIKQLMISTKSERVTLPNTNQIYEFTMNQPAEVLEKGLNKTKSYPLFVQRQSHFYFGRVDLYGPFSVFLGKGLHHVFKDKIMEIHPAYIRLEDVDPMENPERLMKIAKFLKQKHIPYMVAVIPVYKNPKTHESVHYSDKPKVVKALRYMQKNGGSIVMHGYTHQFRKGVTGEGFEFWDVNNNTPIVGPPDQKHKTKDDFTNKSSYKAYKAKQRQFEKDYITKKLTKGIQELTSNQLYPLAFEAPHYTMSLEGYKIVSNYFSTYVGQIQLSNKNWKISGTSPYITRPSFLNNMLLLPETIGYVPENDKNAIPKMMKKANQNMIVKDGVVAGFYHPYLGLDRLKKLVNNMEEIPNLHWINLKKVDNSVKAPEVSITSGSQGVIVQSNLKSVNHIVKFTVSNIREILLWILSSTAMIGVVLVIVCTLFQKKRRVN
- a CDS encoding WecB/TagA/CpsF family glycosyltransferase, which encodes MTPSLFGLQFYDKSMNRFIGMLENRIMMGQKTFVVTANPEIVMHGQRDDGYMTILKSADYIVADGIGIIMACRLIRHAIPKRITGISLMYQMLKVADQKQFRAYFLGSSIEVMKKLLDRMNKEFASVDVAGYQTGYCFDPYTVAEEIKEKQPDIIFVALGVPKQEEWISTYFGSYKKGIFIGVGGSFDVLSGVVKRAPALIRSLQLEWLYRLLIRSNKKNTVFNLMTFIKLTFQEFKKSLKR